The following is a genomic window from Lysinibacillus sp. G4S2.
CTGGTATCGGTGGTATGGAAACATATGAACAACAATTTGTAACATTCCAAGAGCGTGGCGCAAGACGTGTAAGTCCATTCTTTATCCCAATGATGATTCCGGATATGGCTTCAGGCCAAGTGTCGATTCACTTTGGGGCAAAGGGTATTAACTCTTGTTCAGTAACTGCTTGTGCTTCAGGAACAAACTCGATTGGGGATGCTTTTAAAGTAATCGAACGTGGCGATGCAGATGTCATGATTTCTGGTGGTGCTGAGTCGCCAATCGTTACGATGGCAGTGGCAGGCTTCTGTGCAAATACTGCTTTATCTTTAAATACAGATCCACAAAAGGCTTGTCGTCCATTCGATAAAAATCGCGATGGTTTCATTATCGGTGAGGGCGCAGGGATTGTCATTTTAGAAGAGTATGAGCACGCAAAAGCACGCGGTGCAAAAATCTATGCGGAAGTTCTTGGCTATGGTTCAACAGGTGATGCGCATCATATTACAGCTCCAGCCCCAGAAGGAGAAGGTGCTTCACGTGCAATGTTGCAAGCATTAGCTGATGGCGGTGTAGAAGCTTCACAAGTTGACTATATTAATGCACATGGAACAAGTACACCATATAATGACTTATTTGAAACACAGGCTGTAAAGGCTGCCTTTGGGGAACATGCTTATAAACTTGCAATGAGTTCTACAAAGTCGATGACAGGTCATTTATTAGGTGCAGCTGGTGGTGTTGAAGCTATTTTCACAGCGTTAGCTCTTAAAGAAGGTATTTTACCACCAACAATTAATTTAGTAGATCCAGATCCAGAATGTGATTTAGATTATGTACCAAATGAAGCTCGAGAGGCAGATATTAAATATGCTATGAGTAACTCACTTGGATTTGGTGGACATAACGCTAGTCTTTTATTCAAAAAAATCGAGGAATAATAAAGTAAAATTAAAACAGTGGGGGTTTTTCATCCCCACTGTTTATTTGTTTTCACCAATCGGGGCAGTTAATTAAAGTGTCATCAATGTTTTAAAAAAATTAATGTCCGTTGCGAGATATATTTTACCATTAAAAAAGTGAATGCTATGTCTACTTATCATAACCAAACAGAATTGACTTATAACAGTGAAACGATTGTACATCTGTTGTTGTGTTGCTTCGCTTTTGCACAAATAACACTTGTTGCTGACGCGATGTTTTCGCATATAAAGGCATTTTGTTTACAGAGCGGTTGATTGGAGTGGAGACTGGGCGACTCCTTGGGGATCAGCGTCACAGATGAGACCCTGGAGCGAGCATCGCGAGTGAAGCGGCTCATCGGGCGCCCCCAGGAAGCTCTGCTCTGCGCGAAAGCGAAGCGTCAGCGGCAAATGTTTTCTGTAGCGAAAGCAAAGCGACAGCTACAAAGCGCCCAGTCGGAACGGAAATCAACCCCTCGTTTTGCAGAAGAGCCTTACATAAAAAACGTCAGCCAATTTACGTGGCTGACGTCTTTTTTTATAGTTTTGTGAATAGATGATAAGTAAGAAGAAATAGAAAGGATGCCCTTATTATGTTCCGACTCTTTTTATTTTTAATATGCTACGGCCTATTGATTCTCTCATTAGGGAATCTCATATTGTATTTGAATTATCGGACACTCGGATATTCCTGGATAGTTGTTTTTAAATTCATGGTGCATACAACAGAATTTTATATGGCTATTGGATCAGCCATTGTGTTATGTGCTATTGTTTTTGATCTTGGTTTTGATAAGACTCTAGACATAAAAGATAAAATGTGACGCTTCTCTTATTCTCTTTTTGGCCAAGCTCTTACAATCAATTTCGCCAAAGCTACAAGATCAATTCCGTTTTCTTTTAGCGACGCGCACGACCAAGGCCCATTGCTTCTTCCATGCGTTTTAATGTAGCGCTAGCAATAGCGTTTGCCTTTTCAGCGCCTTCATCTAAAATAGTATCTAATGCTGAGGATTCTACTAAATTGTAGAACTTCTCTTGAATTGGTGTAAGGTGATCAATAACTGCTGCTGCAACACCTTGCTTGAAACCACCATAACCAACGCCTTCGTATTTTTTTACAAGATCGTCAATAGATACGCCTGAAATGGCAGACTCGATTGTTAGTAAATTAGAAACGCCAGGTTTATTTTCCACATCAAATGCCACAATACCATCAGAGTCAGTTACAGCTGATTTAATTTTTTTCTCAATATCTTTCGCTGAATCTAAAAGCTTAATTGTAGCTTTTGTATTTGGATCTGATTTACTCATTTTCTTTGTTGGCTCTTGAAGTGATTTAATACGAGCTCCTGCTTTTGGTAATTGAATTTCAGGAATCGTTAAAACATCACCATAACGTTTGTTAAAGCGTTCTGCAAGATCACGAGTAAGCTCAATATGCTGTTTCTGGTCATCGCCAACTGGAACAATGTTTGTGTTGTACAAAAGGATGTCTGCTGCCATTAGTGGTGGATATGTTAAAAGAGCTGCAGAAACACTTTCTTTACCATGAGATTTATCCTTGAACTGTGTCATACGTTCAAGCTCTCCAATCGATGCGACACATTGTAACATCCAGCCTGCCTGTGCATGAGCTGGCACCTCAGATTGAATAAATAATGTAGATTTTGTTGGATCGATGCCAGTAGCAATATACGTTGCTGCTAAGTTGCGAATATTTTGACGTAATTCTTTTGGATCTTGTGCCACTGTTATGGCATGCTGATCAACGATACAATACACAGCATCACCTTCATCTTGTAATGCAGGGAATTGCTTGAATGCTCCTAAATAGTTCCCTAAAGTAACAATACCGGTTGGCTGTACGCCTGAAAAAATAGTTGTCATTGTCATTTCCTCCTTGAATTTAAGTCCCTTAGACGTTTTTACATAAGTGCCGAAATAAAAAACATCATGCGTCCTCATTAGTTTTTCTAATGAAGGGACGAATGATGTTTGAATCCGCGGTACCACCCAGCTTGCCTAAAACGGCCACTTTGCTTCGTAACGTGAAGGGACGAGCTTTGCTAATAGACTTAAGTAAGGATACTTAGACGTTCACAAAGCTAACTCGGAAGTCCATTCCAAATGCTTACACGATCTGTTTGCAGCAACCACAGACTCTCTAAACGTGTAAAGCATAAGTACTACTCTTCGTCAGCGTTTTTAGTTCATTCAATAACCGTCTTCTTCCATCTGTGTAGATGGCGAGGTGGAATTGATTTGTTGCAAAGAATTATATTATAAAGGCTCGGTGTAATGCAAGTGTGGAAAGTCAGACTTTTGGCGGTGTTTTTTTTCTGAAAAAACTTATATGCTATTTTTGCTGTTCTTTTTTGTTAGAAAAGCAACCAATATTAGTAAATATACGTCTAGATTTGTACATACTAGGCTGACAATATTCTCGTTTAAGATTTTTAAATGAGAACAAGGGCAATTAAGAAATGGATGTTTAAAATGTTCAGCGAATGGGAATATTAATAGTAGTGCATGAAGCATACAAAGAAGTAACTACTTTGGATGTTATGTAAATAGACAGAAAATTTCGTGATAAAGTTATTCTTTTTTTTATTGGAACTATATTCAAATACAACAGAGTACTGTATAATGGGTATGTAGTTTTACATTACATTAATTCTAATTTAACACACTGGTTTATAGATAATGATTAAAAGGAAAGGATGTGTCAGTATGATAGTAACTTTATTTACATCACCAAGTTGTACGTCTTGCCGAAAAGCGAAAGCATGGTTAGAGGAGCATGAAATCCCATATACAGAACGTAATATATTTTCCGAACCGTTAAGCATTCGTGAAATTAAAGAAATTTTACGTATGACAGAGGATGGTACGGATGAAATTATTTCAACCCGCTCGAAGATTTTCCAAAAATTAAATGTAGATGTTGAAAGCTTGCCATTACAACGCTTATATGAATTAATTCAAGAGTATCCAGGTTTATTACGTCGCCCAATCATTTTAGACGAGAAACGTTTACAAGTTGGCTATAACGAGGATGAGATTCGTCGTTTCCTACCTCGTAAAGTACGTGCTTATCAATTGCAAGAAGCACAGCGTATGGTGAACTAATATCTCCGAGTTCTGCATAAAATAAGTATTAGATGTTACAAATGCAACAAGCATATTGTGACATCTATTTTTTTGTGTTTTACTTATGTAAAACCTTCTATATAAAGTATAATAATTAGTAGGGGAAAGTCATATATTTCCGTAAAAGTATGTTAAACTTGATTTAAACTTAATAGTTTACTACAATTTCAATAATTCAAATATCTTCTGTGAAACGGTGTATATCCTTTTCATTTTATGACAGGACAGCATACAATAGAATTAGAGACAACTGTGGACAATTAAATTTTGATTTCGGTTGCTCAGGCGGTTTTACTGTAGTGTGGTCAAAGGTTGAAAAACAAATGGAGTATGAGGTTAAAAACAATGAATAATAGCATACTAATGAAACAAAACTGTTTTTCGACAAATGACAGTGAAGGGAGATGAGGTCTAGTGGACATCGAACGTGTAAACGAAAATACACTCAAGCTCTTTATTACGTACAATGATATAGAGGATCGCGGCTATAGTCGTGAAGAAATTTGGTACAATCGAGCAAAGGGTGAACAACTTTTTTGGGATATGATTGATGAAGTAAACACGGAGGATTATTTTGATGTAGAAGGTCCGATTTGGATTCATATCAATGCATCTGAAGTAGGCTTAGAAATCATTGTCACACGTGCACATATTTTAAAAGACGGTGAAACCTTAGATGGTCAATCGCATTTTGATGAACACAAAGATATGTTTGCCCCATTCGACGACGTTGGAGAGGATCTTCTCAGTCAACTAACTCAATTTGGTGACATTGATGAATCAGAATTATTTATGGATACAGACATTTATGTTTATAAATTTAAAGATATTGATGAGTTAATCCCTGTAGCAAAACGCATGACAGATGAATTAGTGGATTCCTCATTATTTAAATATGAAGATTGGTACTATTTGGTAGTTGACTTTGCGAACGCAGATGATGACCTAAATCGTCACGATAGAAATGCAGTTATCAAAGAATTTTTAATCCCATCAAATTTCACAATCCATCGCCTAGAGGAATATGGCGAACAAATTATGGAATTTAATTGCTTCGAAACAGTACGAAAATATTTCATTTAAAACAATAAGCTTCTGATTCAAAGACTTAGACTGTAAACAAACTTGATGAGATTCAAGATTGTTTACAGTCTTTTTATTTAAAAGGTTCAATAATATCAATTTTAGATATAGATGAAAAACTGGTTAATTAAGAACCTGCAACTGAGTAGGTCTGTCAGTTAGTTGCAAAGAACGTTTTAGGAAGCTTCATATTGTATGTAGAACTCATTAAAAGGTGGCATTTTTTAAATTTCAAGGAAAAGCCGTTATTTATTTGGTGCTATAAAACCACTCCTTTACAATTAGTCAAAAAGGAGATGATTTTATGCTTAGTGCTTATAACGAGCAGCAGCAGCTTTTTCTCCCATATCAATATTCAAGGGAAGCTTTACAACGATTTAGGCAACAAATGAAATTTTATTGTCCTCAATGCCTACAGCCTGTCCAATTAAAGATAGGTGAATATAATATTCCTCATTTTGCTCATAACGCCAATAATAGCTGTGTACAATTATTTTCAGAGGGTGAATCAAAACTTCATTTACAAGGAAAGATTCAATTATTTGAATGGCTGAGAAAACTCGGGCATACAGTAAAGCTGGAGCCTTATTTACCGAATCTTTCACAGCGGCCAGATGTACTTTTGATAAAAGAGCAAAAGCAAATTGCCATTGAATTTCAATGTAGCTCAATTTCTCATGAAAAGTGGCAATTGCGTACATCTGGATATGAGAAAAATTCAATACAGCCATTGTGGCTTTTTCAAACACCTCAAAGACAATCAACACAAGGTATTCAAAAGATTTTTATTGCTCCAATTATGCAAAAAATGATTACTACTACAGCGCAAGGCTTGTCTTATTTAGTAACCTATGATGCAAAGATATCGAGATTTATTTATTGGACGAATCTTCTTCATGTTCATGGGCATACTTTTATAGGCAAAGTACAAGAACTAACTATTCACAAGCAGCATTTTCCCTTTTATGAGCCTACGTCAATAACGAAAGAGGAATTTCGTCTTTATTGGCAGCTTTATAAAAAGCAGTGTAAGCAATTTGTGTATCAGCGATTATTACATAGTAAGAAAGGGGCGCGAGATTCATTTTTACGAAGTAGTTATGAATTACGCTTTGCTCTAACTGCTATGCCTGATTACGTGGGTGTCCCGGTAAAAGATGCGGAAGCGATTCCGTTGTTTCCTATTGAATGGCAAACGATTTTACATCATTATTGTCGAGGTTTACAATTATTACCTCATGAACTATCTGAGAGAGAGATTAGATTGTTTTTACTTCAACAAAATATAGAGATTACAGATCGAGCAGTACAGGCTATCGAAGATTATGGAATGGTGCTAGCGAAAAGTTATCAAAAAAATGATTATTTTCCAGATATTTATGAGCAAGTGTACGCACATTTATTTGCAATTGCCACAATATACTGAGAAAATATGAGAGTATAGGAAAAACTCACATATATAGGGGGGCTGGCACATGGCTAGTAACAGCAATAAAGTTTTATTAAGAAATGAAGTTCCAGAAGAGTTAACTTGGCGCTTGGAGGATATTTTTGCAACTGACGCCCTATGGGAAGCGGAATATAAGGAAGTCGCAGAAATTGCTAAAAAGGCACCTAGCTATGCAGGTACTTTAAAAAATGGAGCAGATGCTTTATTAGCAGTTCTAACATATCACGATGATATTTATGAACGTGCAATGAAGCTTTACACGTATGCCCATATGCGTAATGACCAAGATACGACAAATAGCTCTTACCAGGATATGAATAGTCGTATTCAAACATTGGCGACTAGTATCTCAGCTGCCCTATCTTTCTTAACACCAGAGATTTTATCATTGAGTGAAGAAACAATAGAAAGTTACTTAGCAGAAAATAAAGATTTACAACTGTATAAGCAATCTTTAAAAGAAATAACAATGGCACGTCCGCATGTATTACCGGCAGAGCAGGAAGCATTACTTGCACAAATGTCTGAGGTTACAGGTACCGCTTCAAATGCATTTAGTATGTTAAATAACGCTGATATCGTCTTCCCTAAAGTGAAAAATGAAGATGGAGAAGAAGTACAGCTAACACATGGTAACTATATTAAGTTTTTAGAAAGCAAAGATGGCACTATTCGTGAAAATGCCTTTAAAGCCATGTACGAAACTTATGGCAACTTTAAAAATACATTTGCTGCTACATTAACTGGTAATGTAAAAAAGCATAATGTTAACGCACGTATTCGTAATTATGATTCTGCACGTCATGCTGCAATGTCTAATAACTTTATTCAGGAAAATGTTTATGATCAATTAGTAGAAACAATCCATAAGCATTTGCCAGCTATGCAGCGCTATATTTCATTACGTAAGAAACTTTTAGGTGTGGACGAACTGCATATGTGGGATTTATTTGCGCCACTCGTTAAGGAAGTTGATATGAAAGTCACTTACGACGAAGCGAAGGATATTTTAGTAAAAGCCTTAGCGCCACTCGGTGAAGAATATCAAGGTATTGTCCAAAGTGGCCTTGATAACCGTTGGGTAGATGTCTTAGAAAACAAAGGGAAACGCAGTGGTGCGTACTCTTCAGGCGCCTATGGAACAAATCCATATATTTTAATGAACTGGCAAGACAATGTTAATAATCTGTTTACACTTGCTCATGAATTTGGTCATAGTGTACACAGTTATTACTCACGTAAAAACCAGCCGTTTGTTTATGGCGATTATTCTATTTTTGTGGCTGAAGTGGCTTCTACATGTAATGAAGAACTGTTAAATGATTATTTATTGAAAACAATTGAAGATCCACAACAGAAAATTTATTTATTAAATCATTGGTTAGACGGCTTCAGAAGTACTGTTTTCAGACAAACTATGTTTGCTGAATTTGAACACCTAATCCATCAAATGGATAAGAATGGTGAATCTTTAACAGCAGAGCGTCTAACAGAGGTTTACTATAATTTAAATAAACAATACTTCGGTGAGGATATTGTTGTAGATGAGGAAATCGGCTTAGAATGGGCTCGTATTCCACACTTCTACTATAATTACTATGTGTATCAATATGCTACAGGTAAATCAGCTGCAACAGCATTAAGTAAACAGATTTTAGAAGAAGGCACACCAGCTGTAGAACGTTATATTAATAACTTCTTAAAAGCAGGTTGCTCTAATTTCCCAATCGAGGTGTTAAAGGCAGCGGGTGTTGACATGAACGTAGCAAAACCGATTGATGATGCATGTAAAGTATTTGAAGAACGTTTAAATGAGTTAGAAAAATTATTGTTGAATAACTAATTAGAAAGGCTGTAGGAAAATTTCTACAGCCTTTTTTCTATGATTAGTTTGACGGTAAAAAAAATAAAGTATAATGAATTTTTTTGATTTCTAAATGATTAAAAGTGTGTATCTTGAAAAAATACTGTCTGTAATCGCTTTCTATTTGACAAATTTGTGAATCTACTATTGGATTCATTGCTAATTTTATTATTCCGTGATAAAGTGATTCTTGTGAAATAAATCACAAAACAAACATACACCCCTTTGTTTGAACGTGAACATTTCTCCCATCCCCTTTGTGAAAAAGAAGTGTCACTATCTGTCGAGGATAGTGACGCTTCTTTTATTTTTTTGTTTTTTTATGTCGATTTAGCGGAGAATTCCGATAAAAATGAAAAAGGTTCCGATAAATCGCTGAAACGTTCCGACAAATTACTAATATGTTCCGATAAATCACTAGAACATTCCGATAAAGTCCTTATTCTGGTTGAGATGTCCGATGAGCCGCTCGACCAGTTTGTCTGACGAAATCCTACTCGAAGGAGTGGTGTAATTCATGATGCTATCGACGAGAGGACCCTTCTAGCGTTACCCTATCATTTGATTCGTTATAACCTTTCAATTCCAAAAGGAACTGCCTAGCCTTTACCAGATTGATGTAACCATCATCGATTTGAACTAGGAACATTGCGCATAACTTTTCTGCTTCGTTAGTGAAAAAGTGATTGCTCTAATTGAACAATCGCACCTGTTAGTTTAAGTAATAGAAAGTAGAAAGTAACAAAGAGTCGTACTTTCAATTAAATTAACATTACTTATTTGATTTCCTCAGCCAACTCCAAAATAATTCCCTCTGGACCACGAACGTAGCATAATTTATAACTTTCTTCATATTGCTGTATCTCACTAAAGATTTCCGTGCCCTTCTTTTTCAATTTGGCAACAACAGCTTCAATATCTTCAACAGTAAATGCAATATGTCGGATACCCAGTGTATTTGCAAGGAATTGCTGAATATTTTTTTCATCTGACGGCGTATAAAATTTGATTAGCTCTATCCATGTTTGACCGTCTGGCGTTCCCAATCCTACACACGCTACTTTAACGTCATTAAGCCCAACTGCATATCCCATCAACTCTCCTTCCATTTTCCATTCCCCCTTCACCTCAAGTCCAAAATCGAGAAAAAACTCTTTAGCGGCAGAGAGATCATTTACGATTACTCCCACATGATCTATTCTTTGGATCCTCAAATTTCATACCTCCTATGTTCCTGTTATGTTGCAATATCCTGTATTCAAATTCTAGTATTAACAAAGGGACGATTACTATAATAATATCAGTGAAGAAAAGAATCGTTTAACTAACTGTATTAAATTATTTTTAAATTCCTTCCCATTTCCCTAACGGTGTCAATTAGGGATAATTATTCATATACTTTCCACCTGTTTTTTCTTAATGTTTCCCTTTGATTTTTAAACAATACTGTATCGTTAGTGAAAAAGTGATTGCTCTAATTGAACAATCGCACTCCGTTAGTTTAAGTACATTTCTTTACATTCTTTTCTTTAAATAAAATGAATAAAATCCTGAAACACAAAGGTAGATAAACGTCCAAAAGTTAAAAATAAATGATTACAGGAGCGATTGAGGAAGCAGAATATGAGAATTAATCATAAACACAAGTCCTATTCTAATTAGACTAAGCTTAATTAGAAAAAATAAAATATTTGGTTGGGATAAGTTAATCTTTTTCGAACAAAATAAACATAAAAAAGAGGTGCGAAAAATGAAAAAAGTTATTATAGTTCCTTATTTTTCACTGTTATTTCTAATTTCAACAACATTATCTTATGCTGAATCAGATTATTATCAGCCTGCTAAAGAGTCTAAAGAAGAAATAGTAATGAACATGTTTTTTTCACTACTGTTACCCAATATCCAAGAAACAGTTTCTAAATACTATTCAGATTATCTTACAGAGCGTCCCTTGGTGTATCCATATCAAATAAAAATTATAAATATGGAAAGAACAGGAACTGATTTTATGTATTCAGTAACCCTTGAAGTCACTCCAGTTTTGGGTGCGCATAACCCAGTAGGAAGAGACCAACTAACGTTTTCTATAACTCCAAATGAAATCAAACTTAAAAATTTTAAACATATGGAAACTTTTGAACTTCCACCGCATTTGCAAGATATCATAAAGAAAAAGTAAATGATTGTATGTTTGAACCGTTTGGATTCAGTACCTATTTTTAGGTGTTTTTATACCTAACCTTCAAATAATTTAGTCAATATCTTCAATTAACCTGTACCGTTAGCATAATAAGAAAAGCTACCTTCGACTTTGGCAACTGGTTCTTGTGGTATGGTTCATTGTGATATATTTTAGTGCAGTTCTTATTTGACCACTACAATAAACTCTAAAGTAATACTATTATATTGGAATTTTTAACTAAAAATGACCTTACTTGTGTACCGCTCTAACTTAAAAGCGTCTTACATATTTTCAAACTGAAATAAATCAACTAAAATGGTATATAAATGATGGAAATCCTAAATTCCACTCATTTATCTTTATTTATACAAATTTACTAAAGAGGAGCACGAAGATGAAAAAGAATTTTTTATCGTTACTGATGGCCATAATAATGGTCCTATCAGTTAGCGTATCGGTGTATGCCGATGAAACGTCGCCACCAGCGACAAGAGGAGAGATCGTTAAAACCTTGTTGATGGCAGCAGACGCTTATCAACCAGGAATTAATAAAGAAGCCATTATGAAATACTCTAAAAACGAAGATTTAAGAGAGAATGAGCCAGCAAAGAAGGTTGAAGCTTTAGTCATGTTGAGTAGGGCATTCGGCGAATTACCAGAGCCTGTCGGAAATGATCTGCGCAGTGGAACATTTGGCGTAGAGTTCACTGATGTACCCGCTTGGGCTAAGAAAGATATCGATAAACTGGCAAAAGCAGGCGTACTGATGGGCAAACCCGACGGCACATTAGGCGTAAATGACACTATTACGATCGATGAGTTCCAAAAAATTATCGCCAGAGTGTGGACGCTTGAAGGCTCCCATTTAAATGACGATTTTTATGAAGCAATCAATAAGGAATGGTTAAATAAATCGACAATTCCGGCAGGAGAAATCATGGGCGGCGGATTTCCCGAGCTGCATAAGCAAAATAACGATAAAATAGAAAAGATAATAAATGAGTTAGCTGGCAAACAGTTCACAGAAGGAACAAAAGAACAGAAAATTGCCGACTTCTATACGACAGCGTTAGATACAAAAAATAGAAATAAACAAGGGATTGAACCTATTCAAAAATATGTAAAGGCCATTAATGAGGCTAAAACGTTTGACGAGCTCGTTCAAGCAGATCTTACCCTGGAGAAAGAATTGGGTCTAAGCGCATTATTTAGCTTTGCAATCATGGGCGATGCAAAGAACAGTAGCGAAAATGCTTTGTATTACACTGGATTAGCTACCGGTCTGGACAAGAACAGCTTTGTAACGGAAGACGAGAAAGCGAAAAAAGCCTATATTCAATATATGAGCAAACTTCTCGTGTCATCAGGGGAGGAAGAGTCTGCAGCGAAAGCCCATGCCGAGAAAATTTACGGAATGGAGAAAAGCCTAGCTTCTGTATCGCTTGAACCTCATGAACAAGGCGATGTCAATAAATTCTATAATCCGTATACGATCGAACAATTCGATGACATGTTCAAAACAGTAGATATGAAACAAGTCTTGAAATCGATGAAAGTCGACAGTGCTGATAAAGTAATCGTATTCGATGTGAAGCTGGCGCAAAAAGGCGCAGAACTCTTGACTGAAGCTAATCTTGACGTACTTAAAGCTTACTCCAAAGTACAACTGCTTTCGGCAACAGGCGGTTTGTTGGCAGATGAATTCAGAGACGCTGCAAATGAGTTTTCTGCAACGTTATACGGTGTTGCAGGAGAAAAAACAGATCAGGAAATCGCAGTAGCCATGACAACTGGCACAATGAGCGGGTATTTGGAGCAAATGTTTGCAGAAAAACATTTTTCACCAGAAGCTA
Proteins encoded in this region:
- the trpS gene encoding tryptophan--tRNA ligase, which gives rise to MTTIFSGVQPTGIVTLGNYLGAFKQFPALQDEGDAVYCIVDQHAITVAQDPKELRQNIRNLAATYIATGIDPTKSTLFIQSEVPAHAQAGWMLQCVASIGELERMTQFKDKSHGKESVSAALLTYPPLMAADILLYNTNIVPVGDDQKQHIELTRDLAERFNKRYGDVLTIPEIQLPKAGARIKSLQEPTKKMSKSDPNTKATIKLLDSAKDIEKKIKSAVTDSDGIVAFDVENKPGVSNLLTIESAISGVSIDDLVKKYEGVGYGGFKQGVAAAVIDHLTPIQEKFYNLVESSALDTILDEGAEKANAIASATLKRMEEAMGLGRARR
- a CDS encoding VOC family protein: MRIQRIDHVGVIVNDLSAAKEFFLDFGLEVKGEWKMEGELMGYAVGLNDVKVACVGLGTPDGQTWIELIKFYTPSDEKNIQQFLANTLGIRHIAFTVEDIEAVVAKLKKKGTEIFSEIQQYEESYKLCYVRGPEGIILELAEEIK
- a CDS encoding DUF3888 domain-containing protein, which translates into the protein MKKVIIVPYFSLLFLISTTLSYAESDYYQPAKESKEEIVMNMFFSLLLPNIQETVSKYYSDYLTERPLVYPYQIKIINMERTGTDFMYSVTLEVTPVLGAHNPVGRDQLTFSITPNEIKLKNFKHMETFELPPHLQDIIKKK
- the pepF gene encoding oligoendopeptidase F produces the protein MASNSNKVLLRNEVPEELTWRLEDIFATDALWEAEYKEVAEIAKKAPSYAGTLKNGADALLAVLTYHDDIYERAMKLYTYAHMRNDQDTTNSSYQDMNSRIQTLATSISAALSFLTPEILSLSEETIESYLAENKDLQLYKQSLKEITMARPHVLPAEQEALLAQMSEVTGTASNAFSMLNNADIVFPKVKNEDGEEVQLTHGNYIKFLESKDGTIRENAFKAMYETYGNFKNTFAATLTGNVKKHNVNARIRNYDSARHAAMSNNFIQENVYDQLVETIHKHLPAMQRYISLRKKLLGVDELHMWDLFAPLVKEVDMKVTYDEAKDILVKALAPLGEEYQGIVQSGLDNRWVDVLENKGKRSGAYSSGAYGTNPYILMNWQDNVNNLFTLAHEFGHSVHSYYSRKNQPFVYGDYSIFVAEVASTCNEELLNDYLLKTIEDPQQKIYLLNHWLDGFRSTVFRQTMFAEFEHLIHQMDKNGESLTAERLTEVYYNLNKQYFGEDIVVDEEIGLEWARIPHFYYNYYVYQYATGKSAATALSKQILEEGTPAVERYINNFLKAGCSNFPIEVLKAAGVDMNVAKPIDDACKVFEERLNELEKLLLNN
- the fabF gene encoding beta-ketoacyl-ACP synthase II — its product is MSKRRVVITGIGAVTPLGNSIEETWANIKAGKSGIGELTRLNKDQFAAKIAAEVKDFDIEKYIERKEARKMDRFTQYALAASIMAMEDSQLTIDEELAPRAGVWIGSGIGGMETYEQQFVTFQERGARRVSPFFIPMMIPDMASGQVSIHFGAKGINSCSVTACASGTNSIGDAFKVIERGDADVMISGGAESPIVTMAVAGFCANTALSLNTDPQKACRPFDKNRDGFIIGEGAGIVILEEYEHAKARGAKIYAEVLGYGSTGDAHHITAPAPEGEGASRAMLQALADGGVEASQVDYINAHGTSTPYNDLFETQAVKAAFGEHAYKLAMSSTKSMTGHLLGAAGGVEAIFTALALKEGILPPTINLVDPDPECDLDYVPNEAREADIKYAMSNSLGFGGHNASLLFKKIEE
- the spxA gene encoding transcriptional regulator SpxA yields the protein MVTLFTSPSCTSCRKAKAWLEEHEIPYTERNIFSEPLSIREIKEILRMTEDGTDEIISTRSKIFQKLNVDVESLPLQRLYELIQEYPGLLRRPIILDEKRLQVGYNEDEIRRFLPRKVRAYQLQEAQRMVN
- a CDS encoding competence protein CoiA family protein is translated as MLSAYNEQQQLFLPYQYSREALQRFRQQMKFYCPQCLQPVQLKIGEYNIPHFAHNANNSCVQLFSEGESKLHLQGKIQLFEWLRKLGHTVKLEPYLPNLSQRPDVLLIKEQKQIAIEFQCSSISHEKWQLRTSGYEKNSIQPLWLFQTPQRQSTQGIQKIFIAPIMQKMITTTAQGLSYLVTYDAKISRFIYWTNLLHVHGHTFIGKVQELTIHKQHFPFYEPTSITKEEFRLYWQLYKKQCKQFVYQRLLHSKKGARDSFLRSSYELRFALTAMPDYVGVPVKDAEAIPLFPIEWQTILHHYCRGLQLLPHELSEREIRLFLLQQNIEITDRAVQAIEDYGMVLAKSYQKNDYFPDIYEQVYAHLFAIATIY
- the mecA gene encoding adaptor protein MecA, with amino-acid sequence MDIERVNENTLKLFITYNDIEDRGYSREEIWYNRAKGEQLFWDMIDEVNTEDYFDVEGPIWIHINASEVGLEIIVTRAHILKDGETLDGQSHFDEHKDMFAPFDDVGEDLLSQLTQFGDIDESELFMDTDIYVYKFKDIDELIPVAKRMTDELVDSSLFKYEDWYYLVVDFANADDDLNRHDRNAVIKEFLIPSNFTIHRLEEYGEQIMEFNCFETVRKYFI